Proteins encoded by one window of Dyella humicola:
- a CDS encoding IMPACT family protein: MSEALYTLATAHQHSEDIKKSRFLAHAAPVQTSEQALAFVRQVSDLAATHNCWAYRIGQDYRFNDDGEPGGTAGRPILQAIEGQSIDRAVVVVTRWYGGIKLGAGGLVRAYGGTAAECLRLAERVPIVAMARLGLRCDFAELALLKARLRELEAEVTREDFDADGVELDIRLPESRVDEAQARITDISRGRHNARRLD, encoded by the coding sequence ATGAGTGAAGCGCTGTACACCCTCGCCACCGCCCACCAGCACAGCGAGGACATCAAGAAGAGCCGCTTTCTCGCCCACGCGGCACCGGTGCAGACATCCGAGCAGGCATTGGCTTTCGTGCGGCAGGTCAGCGACCTGGCAGCTACGCACAATTGCTGGGCCTACCGCATCGGCCAGGACTATCGCTTCAACGATGATGGCGAGCCCGGCGGCACCGCGGGCCGGCCGATCCTGCAGGCTATCGAAGGCCAGAGCATCGACCGTGCCGTCGTGGTCGTCACGCGCTGGTACGGCGGCATCAAGCTCGGCGCGGGCGGCCTGGTTCGCGCCTATGGCGGCACGGCGGCGGAATGCCTGCGCCTCGCCGAACGCGTCCCCATCGTGGCGATGGCGCGACTGGGCCTGCGTTGCGACTTCGCCGAACTTGCCCTGCTGAAGGCGCGCCTGCGTGAACTGGAGGCCGAGGTGACGCGGGAGGATTTCGACGCCGATGGCGTCGAACTCGACATCCGGCTACCCGAATCCCGAGTGGACGAGGCGCAGGCGCGCATCACCGATATCAGCAGGGGCCGCCACAACGCCCGCCGGCTGGATTGA
- a CDS encoding ABC transporter transmembrane domain-containing protein yields the protein MSDTANTPRPTRRLGALLQLWPFLKPHRALAIGWLVFLAISSSATLVLPMAVRHMIDQGFGHSNAAAINATFLGLFGVALVLAFATAARYYCISLLGERALASLRAKLYAHVIRLDVSFFERSRVGELISRLGTDTEVIQALIGSGISVALRSAVMLLGATGMMVWTSTHLAGLTALVIPAVVLPILLFGRRVQKLSRASQDRLADAAAVANETLNAAPAVKAYAREDIESTRYGSAITRALATARKRIGMRSALTAAVIVLFFGAITLVLWAGARDVLAGTLNAGVLGQFVLYAIFAAGSLAGLSEVWGDVLRAAGAMERIGELFEEHAEITSPAQPTPLPKPMQGALRFENVVFHYPTRPDAPALYDFDLAIRPGETVALVGPSGAGKSTVFALLLRFYDPQTGRISLDGVDLRALSLPGLRGAIALVPQETVIFGGSAADNIRFGRQDAGDDEVREAARAAEAHEFISALGKGYEEELGERGVRLSGGQRQRIAIARAILRDAPLLLLDEATSALDAQSEAAIQQALERLEKGRTTLVIAHRLATVQRADRIVVMDGGRIVAQGTHESLLAEGGLYAELARLQFTA from the coding sequence ATGAGCGACACCGCCAACACGCCACGCCCTACCCGCCGCCTTGGCGCGTTATTGCAGTTGTGGCCATTCCTGAAGCCGCATCGCGCTCTCGCCATCGGTTGGCTGGTGTTTCTTGCGATCTCGTCGTCGGCCACGCTGGTGCTGCCGATGGCAGTGCGCCACATGATCGACCAGGGCTTTGGCCACTCCAATGCGGCCGCGATCAACGCCACCTTCCTCGGATTATTCGGCGTGGCGCTGGTGCTCGCCTTTGCCACGGCGGCCCGCTACTACTGCATCAGCCTGCTGGGCGAACGCGCGCTCGCTTCGCTGCGCGCCAAACTCTATGCGCATGTGATCCGGCTCGATGTGAGCTTTTTCGAACGCAGCCGCGTGGGTGAACTGATCTCTCGCCTGGGCACGGATACCGAGGTCATCCAGGCCCTGATCGGCTCCGGCATCTCGGTGGCGCTGCGCAGTGCCGTGATGCTGCTGGGCGCCACCGGCATGATGGTTTGGACCAGCACGCACCTAGCCGGCCTTACGGCGCTGGTGATTCCGGCCGTGGTGTTGCCGATCCTGCTGTTTGGCCGTCGCGTGCAGAAGCTTTCGCGCGCCAGCCAGGACCGCCTAGCCGACGCCGCTGCGGTGGCCAACGAAACGCTCAATGCAGCGCCGGCGGTCAAGGCCTACGCGCGCGAAGATATCGAAAGCACGCGTTACGGCAGCGCGATCACGCGCGCGCTGGCCACCGCGCGCAAGCGCATCGGCATGCGATCGGCGCTAACGGCTGCGGTCATCGTGTTGTTCTTCGGCGCCATCACGCTGGTGCTGTGGGCCGGCGCACGCGACGTGCTGGCCGGCACTTTGAACGCAGGCGTGCTGGGGCAGTTCGTGCTGTACGCCATCTTTGCTGCCGGCTCGCTGGCGGGGCTTTCCGAAGTGTGGGGCGACGTGCTGCGTGCGGCCGGCGCCATGGAGCGCATCGGCGAGTTGTTCGAAGAACATGCCGAGATCACCAGCCCGGCGCAGCCAACACCGCTGCCCAAGCCGATGCAAGGCGCGTTGCGGTTCGAGAATGTCGTCTTCCACTATCCGACACGACCCGATGCGCCAGCACTGTATGACTTCGACCTGGCGATCCGCCCCGGCGAAACGGTTGCGCTGGTAGGTCCGTCGGGCGCGGGCAAGAGCACCGTGTTCGCCCTGCTGCTGCGCTTCTACGATCCGCAAACGGGGCGCATCAGCCTCGACGGCGTCGACCTGCGTGCGCTGTCGCTGCCCGGGTTGCGCGGAGCCATCGCGCTGGTGCCGCAGGAGACCGTCATCTTCGGTGGCAGTGCTGCCGACAATATTCGATTCGGCCGCCAGGATGCTGGCGATGATGAAGTCCGCGAGGCCGCGCGAGCGGCCGAGGCGCATGAGTTCATCAGCGCCCTTGGGAAGGGCTACGAGGAGGAGCTTGGCGAGCGCGGCGTGCGCCTCTCCGGCGGACAGCGCCAGCGTATCGCCATCGCCCGCGCCATCCTGCGCGATGCGCCGCTGCTGCTGCTCGACGAGGCCACCTCCGCCCTCGACGCCCAATCGGAAGCGGCTATCCAGCAGGCACTGGAACGACTGGAGAAGGGACGCACCACCCTGGTCATCGCCCACCGACTCGCCACGGTACAGCGCGCCGATCGCATCGTGGTGATGGATGGTGGCCGCATCGTGGCCCAGGGCACGCATGAAAGCCTGTTGGCCGAAGGCGGCCTCTACGCGGAACTGGCGCGCTTGCAGTTCACCGCGTGA